The Pimelobacter simplex genomic sequence CTGGTAGTTGTCGAAGTCGGCGTACAGGTCGACGAGGCGGGGCCACAGCGCGGCCCGCTCCTCGGGTCCGGCGACCCGGGCGCGCACCGCCCGGGAGCGCTCGCGGGGCACGGCCACGGTGGTCGTGGGGTTCGCGACGAGGTTGTGGAACCACTGCGGGTTCTTGGGCAGCCCGCCCTGCGAGGCGACGACGACCAGGTCGGCGCCGTCGGCGAGGTAGAGCAGCGGCGTGGTGAACCGGGTGCCGCTCTTGCGGCCGACGTGGTCGAGGAGCAGCACCGGGACCGGCTTCTTCCAGCCCGCGCCGATGCGCCACTTCGCGCCGATCCGGCCGTTGGTGAGGCGGTAGACCTTCACGTTGGCCTTGGCGGCGTACTTGATGATCGTGGTGACGATCGGTTTGTCGAGGCCGTCGGGCTTCGGCTTGGTGGCTGCCATGGGACTCACTCTGGCAGAAATCTAGAACGCGTTCTAGTGTGGCGGTCATGCGCTTCTCCTTCGCCGAGGGCATGACCCACGCCGACTACTACGCCCCGCTCGCCCAGGCCTGCGAGGCGACGGGCTACACCTCGATGACCATCGCGGACAGCCTGATCTACCCGCAGGAGTCCGACTCG encodes the following:
- a CDS encoding nitroreductase family deazaflavin-dependent oxidoreductase; this encodes MAATKPKPDGLDKPIVTTIIKYAAKANVKVYRLTNGRIGAKWRIGAGWKKPVPVLLLDHVGRKSGTRFTTPLLYLADGADLVVVASQGGLPKNPQWFHNLVANPTTTVAVPRERSRAVRARVAGPEERAALWPRLVDLYADFDNYQAWTDREIPVVVLEPR